Part of the Citrus sinensis cultivar Valencia sweet orange chromosome 2, DVS_A1.0, whole genome shotgun sequence genome, CTTGGCATCATGAAGCTCTTTAACCCCCAATGTTGACGTTCTTGCACGAATGATGGCTCGCAGGCCACATAAAATTTCTATAGTTACccaatttttgttctttggaATACGCATGCATATATACAGTTCACCACTGgacaaatgaaacaaatttataagatttttACTTTGTTAATACAACTCATGTAGGTGTGATGAAATTTATGCATAGCATATATACGAATGCTTCAGCAAATCTATTACTGCAtcaacattattttttgttttcaattaaaacTAAGATATtgataaagatttttttttcctttttttcttgtttttcataTGACCCTGATGTTAcgaacaaatttattattagagaCTCATACGATCCAAACCAAGATATTTTTATGGAAGAAGAGAAGTATTGACTATTTAAACATTACTAGAATCTTTTTTGGGATCAGGCTACGGTGCAATTGTGGTACTGTGTCATAATTGcatccagccgttggatgcacTTAAATTGATAGGGTCCACTGGCATTCAATAGCTGGATACAACTGtagcacggtaccacagttgcaccacagGTTTCTCCTCCTTTTTGATATACAcgtctaatattttttaaaacaaaaatatattattaaaatttacgtTATGTAAAGCGTATACGTCCtcacatataaattttttcatataatattaCGACAGAAATTAGTTAAGATTTCAAAGGGATTGATCATGCATTAATTGGCTCCCACAAATGGAAATTTTGCACTTCGGTACAGTATTTTGGGATGAAAAAGggagaagaaaaaaggaaaaaaaaagctttgtGTCACTTTTCTTGGCTTTCTAGTACATTCAACAATGATCCATCAGAGTGATGTTCATTCATTTTGAATCCAACtctcaaaataattacatCAATATTAGATGAATgaccaaatttttttcaagatGAGATTTAATCATTTTGCTTGTGGGACACTCAGATACCCACTAATTTTTACTCAAATGTGAATGTGCACGTGTTAAATACACAACATAAATTCATCTAGATTGGTAATTATATGtgataaactaaaataatcaaataatatgaaccaaaaaataaataaacggTAGGTAAATTTGTTGCAGATTTGCTGCAATTAGATTCATTCCTAAGCTATTGGCAATGCTATTAGTGAATTAATAAACTGACTCTGTTTTGGTGTGTGaacatagaaaaaaaaagtgattcaATAGGATAGTGAATGACAAAGATTggtggagttttttttttttttccctttttcttctCCTCTTTTGAATGGAGATTGAAATGCCTCCTACATGCGCACTAAATGGGatcaaatgaaagaaaacagaaGGCAGCAAGTGAAGCAAGCACTAGGAAAGACAAAAAGCCAGCTACAACAACCACAGCAACTCAAAAACTATTTTGtgttttcaaatgaaaatctaACAAAACCATCTGCTTCCTCGTGGGCCCTACCACTGAAGCACTCACCCCATTATAGCCCACCAAGAAACaactctctctccctcttcCCCCATCAACTTTTCCACCAAAGGCaactctctttctttctctttttcttttgctttctttctCCCAAACTGCCCATACGTTTTTACAGAAACAGAGGAAAACGAAGTGGCTCTGTTTTTTGAAAGTGTTTTCTCTAAAGTCTGTACCACTCAAACAAGAGTGAATAAGTTTGGTCTTTGCTGATGGGATTTTGGTGAGAGAAtcagttttcttttctctttttaaagattttgataTAATGGGAAATTGTTGGTGTAAATGGGAGCCTTCAGTTTACATAGTTTCATCAAATCCAAAGTCAGGTTTGTGTCCTTTAAAAGCTCTGTTTTCTCCCCACTTGTTCAATAATTCTATGTATCtagaataaaattgtaatttaatccTGAAAATGAGTTAGATGATCATGATATAtgtcataattaaaatcagtTTCTCACATGCAAACTGTAATTCCACTTAACATACGCTCTGTTTTTTTCTGcccttcctttttttttttcctgggCTTGTTATTTTagaatctttttttataattcaaatttttctcTGGTTTTATTGTATTCTGATAACTGATAttcttctgttttttttttcaaagattcaTTTGTAGGGTTCTTTATTCTAGATATTCCATTTTTATTCTGcaaattaatgaagaaaacAGAAATGAAGAAAGTTCAAagcttttttcaatttcaatcaaTTTCCCACTGTAAAGGTGGTACATtttcttctactctttttCAGTGCAACTGGATACTTGTCACTATAGTGCGTTGATTCTTATCTCAACAGTAATaagtcaatttaaaaaaaaaaaaattaatttatcgttttaaaattaattctttcacccttttgcctttttttttcttttttttttttcaacatatactgttttgaaaatttagaatttgcTTTTTTATCCCATGCTCATACATATTTTTAGTTGATTTTTCCATATTTTAGCGTCACGTTAATCTTGATAagcatttgaatttcattttaagaacaacatttttatatttgagaaaCCCATTAATTCTGATATCAcggttattttttattttaattctttagaATGGTAAATTTGGTTCTTCAAGCTAATTTATTCTGCCTTCAACTGTTTGATAGAACTGATAAAAAGAAGATACAAGAATTCATCCCTACTGATTGgatgattatatatatgatgTTATGTTGTCATGTGTTTCTTTTCAGAATCACCAAAAGATGAGAGTCCGTCCGAGAAAGCTAAAAAGGAATACAGTAAGTTACCATCAAATCCAGAAGAAGTAGAGGACCTGCGTCGTGATTCGGCTGCAAATCCATTGATTGCATTCACGTACGATGAACTGAGAATCATCACTGCAAACTTCAGGCAAGATCGTGTGTTGGGTGGAGGCGGATTTGGATGTGTTTACAAAGGGTTCATTTCTGAGGACTTAAGGGAAGGGCTTCAGCCTGTTCCAGTGGCTGTTAAGGTTCATGATGGTGATAACAGTTATCAAGGCCACCGGGAATGGCTGGTAATCTTTATGTCTTTAAAAGAAGTTACCATTGTTGATATTATTCCATTCTTATTTTTACTCTTGTATATTAGAGCCTTAAATATACATATCGTTGATTTGGTAGAGGGGGTTGTGTGTGTCTAGGCAGAAGTCATATTTTTGGGACACCTTTCTCATCCGAATTTGGTTAAGTTGATCGGTTACTGCTGTGAAGATGAACACCGGGTACTAATATATGAGTTCATGGCTCGGGGTAGTGTCGAAAACAATCTTTTCTCAAGTAAGTACATCCTTTCATTTCAATAAATTGTTGCTTGCACATCAGAAAGTGTTAGCAAGGCACCATACTGGAGACACATATAGCgaatgatgaaattgttggccagaaaaagaattgaaacaatgTCCATCTCATCCACAAAAGCACCTTCAGTTTTTGCCAGCATCAGTTCTGGTGAAAGAACTGACGATATACCGTTAGTCCATTAACCCCACAAGGCAATCATTCAATTTGTTTTATGCCCATAATGCTCTGATTGTTAGCATTTTTAAAGGGAATAATGGTAAAGCTAGCCGCTGGAGTGGTGCCTCTGAGCCTAGAACAGATGTCACGTTCATGGAAAGGAATGTGGGTGTGAAAGTGCTAGAATTTGATTTAATGCTTAGTTGCCTATGGATCTAGGAGCAATAGAGGTTGATAGAGAGGGGAACTAAGAATGGAAAGTTGTTATAAGCAGAAACAAATTAAGGATGTAAAGTTGTTTTCATGTCGTTCTAGTGGTTTCTAAATTGATATGCCTAGGATAACTAATTTGTTGGTGTGTAATACAGGCCTatgattttgtctttttttcaaattgtaatGTATTTTTTCTCGTTGCAGAAGTACTGCTTCCTCTTCCATGGTCTATCAGAATGAAGATTGCATTTGGTGCTGCAAAAGGACTGGCCTTCCTTCATGAAGCAGAGAAACCTGTCATCTATCGCGACTTTAAGACATCTAATATTCTCTTAGATACGGTTCGTACGTCGAAAATGTTGGACGTGTTTCTTAGAAAAGGATTAACATGCATTCGGTTTCACAGAATTGATATATAGTGAAACAAATTGTCTTAATACTAATCAGTATTTGTTATCTGAAATCATAACGTCTAGTTGTAAAGAATTTCATCAAATATCCCTTGCATTCTTGTCATTTCATCGGCCTAAACTGAAATTAATCTGCAATTTGCTTAACATGTACAAAAATGCAGGACTACAATGCAAAGCTCTCGGACTTTGGCCTTGCCAAAGATGGACCAGAGGGGGACAAATCTCACGTTTCAACTCGCATAATGGGAACTTATGGATATGCAGCCCCTGAGTACATAATGACGGGTTGGTAACTTCACATTATTCATTAATTCTTCTAAATTAAGGATCTATGCAATGCAACCATCTGTAGTCGAAATGTATGAgtcatttttcctttgttCGAGTGAAATAAGCCATTGTATAACTAACATGTGAACGAACtgacataaaaattattttgtgcaGGTCATCTAACTCCCAGAAGTGATGTGTACAGCTTTGGTGTCGTGCTTCTTGAGATTCTGACAGGAAGAAAATCACTAGACAAGTCGCGACCAGCCAGAGAGCAGAACTTAGCAGATTGGGCTCTCCCTTTGcttaaagagaagaaaaagttaCTCAACATCATTGATCCTCGACTAGAAGGAGATTATCCAGTTAAAGGAGTTCATAAAGCTGCCATGCTCGCCTACCATTGCTTGAACCACAATCCGAAAGCAAGGCCTTTAATGCGGGATATTGTGGATTCATTGGAGCCGTTGCAAGTACTCCCAGATGAGGCTCCCACTCCAAAGAATTTTGTAACTGTGGTTACTCCTGAGGAACCAAAAGCGGAGATTCAAACAAAAGATTCACAATGTAATTAGTTAACATACATATGATTTGGGGGTTGGTTCTGTTTTGTGTATTTGTTAAGCTTCTCTTCTCCAGATTTAAAGGAGAGTTTTTGTATCatcacatatttttttccttgtgtgtgtataatcaatagaaaaagaagcacgctattttacccttttttttttggcattatAAAGTGTATGAATCATGTAGAACATATATAAACagatattattgaattaaggaaatgaaaaacaaataattttcatcagaaaaaataaaaagaaggcaaaagaaaataaaaagaattaatgatattattcTTGGTGGAATGCACTAGCTAGCGTGGAGTTAGGCCCAAGCCTAGTCAGAACCCATCACCCATGTAAGGAAGGAAAGGGTCTTATTATCAATGATTGGAttcaatgaattaattattttctgctAAATGCTTTGCTCTAAGCAATTTTCAATTACCCTTTAGAACAGCACGACCAATTCTTGTCGTGTATTGATTGCACCATTGGATTCTCAAGCTTCCATGGAGAGTCAAACCAAAATTTATGTGAATTTTGCTCATAATTAATATGGAATTAAggctgcgtttactttttggattgaattgggaatcctgaggagtgggaatcttAGGATTGAGAGTGTGGAGTAGGAGTgagagtaggttgtttacttacactgaaatggaagcatggaatagagatcagaatccaatttatgtgtttactttgtcttggattgagagtaaatagtttcaaattacaattttatccttatttaaagaattatagtttttaattacaaaactaataaaaaatatatttaatgaataatatttattttattatatttgtaaatttattataattattaatattcttaattatgaacaataaattattaattttaatataaaatgaaaccttattttattttatttaatataattatattaaatttattattatataaataataatataatattatttagtacaaaattaatattttcttagaataaactatttattattattaatattaaataaatatagtactattatttttaaaataaatataataatattatatttattaattctctattaatataataatattattttaaaataattttaacttagaatcaatgcaaattattatttagttaaatataatattattatttaaataaatataataatattattcaaataaatataatattttttattttattttattaattataatatattaaattaaattaaattaaaaataaaagggtaaaaaagggagaggtgggagtggattcccactcccacctcccccaatgggagtcccactcccactctcCACTCTAAAAATGGGTGGGGCCcacggagtgggattcccaatCCCTTCCCATTTTGagaaagtaaacactggagtggaaggaatccacactcctcactcccactccagcaagtaaacacaacCTAAGTTTTTGTAGATTTGTAGTTGGGTAAGAGCAACGTAGTACGACTTATTTTCAGTCATTAAGTTCTCTCAACTCCGTATTGATAAGAAAACTAATtatctatattttaattaataaaataagtttgaaAATTGAGTTAACACTTAAATCtaattgattatttaacatttactCCCAAAATTAAGTGGGTTGCTATCTAATTCAGTTGGCAAATTTCATTCAGTGAAAAATAGAGGTTGTTCATTTAAATCCCTCTCAAATGAATGAAAAgaggaaaattttataaagaaaaaagaaaatgacacaTAGGAGAGATTATATTGAACATGAACTTTAATTTACTCCtgaaaaataaactaacaagtcatcttgaaatcaaaacacaagttaaacaggaaaaaaaatgccattgcaagcaaaataataataataaatcaactGATTAAATCTATAAGTGGGACAACCAGCAACTGTAATTAGCAAGAGCATATGTAACACCATTCCCTTGTGAAACTGAAACACATATGAGTTGAAAAAGATAATGAGAGATTATCAATCGTATACTCTTAGTTTATTTCGTTATCAAATTTATTACAACACTTTCAAGGTATATCAGTCGTCCATcttaaattgacaaaatgtatGTCATCCACtaaaccgttagttgccgtttaaATATAATGACGTCAGaggggtaatttggtcttttcatatgatataaGTAATACtttaagggtgcgtttggcacactgtattgtattatactatattgcattattttaatactgatgtattgtattatgctaTATTGTATTagcattgtattataataatattgtgcAATGTTTGGCACtacactgtattgtattaatttttttgtaattaatttaaattttatattttattatattaatatttatattcttattaattttaaattaatattattcatatttaaatatttattattagttatattatattataatttattaataaattataatataaaaataaaaatataatattatttaataaaaaattatatatttattaatttatattaaattataatttaaaaataaaaatattatacaatattatattaaattaaaaagttatctttattttttattatgattataagcaaaaacaaaagttaaaacaaaaagcaattggaaaagaaagaagaaggaaaaaaagaaacgcAAGCTgccaaagaaggaaaagagagaaaaaaaaaaaaaggtaggcTAATGCGGCAATTGCCGCATTAGCTACAGTAATTTTATCTCATGTGATGTTTTTCCAAACATAGTATTGGTATTAATTTAATGcaaatagtaatttaatacCCCTTTAATACTACAATTAAACACACCTTAAGGATATATAAGTGATAATAAGAGATTTTAAGAGTATACAAGTGGTaatttttaagggtaaaatcatcaattcactataatttcattaattttcaaacgGTAGCTAACAGTTTAGCGGTcggtaaataatatttttcaatttaaagtggacgattgatacacccataaaatattacaatatttttaataaaattacaaatttagatcatgtgattgataatttttcaaagataATTTGTATTGCGCATTGgacataaaattttcaaaataaccCGCTCAATTCACTCTCTCTTGGAGCTTAGCTAATCAAAAGAAACCCACAAATTCAAACCTGACTCCAACCAACAAAAACATAGATATTGGTGACGATAATCTAAATTAGAAATGGATTAAAGTaactaaacaaataaacaaaaccaTCGATCAGTGATGTCATGGAAGCGACGTCACATAATACCAGCTGTCTGTCTTATTAATGAGTGTAGAGTCAAGATCTTGTCTCTATCACTTGCTTTAggttttttaactttttcttggagcaattttcatttctaCTTTTATATCTCGTACTTTCAAGTTTCACCTCCCcgtttgattaattttctttccgTTCTCGTCTCTGCTCCTTTTCCATTATCcctttggaaaaaaaaaaatagcgtTCTGATGATCTTTAAAGAGTTTCCATTATCCATTAGATAGTTATCCATCCAAGTCAAAGAGCTGCATGGATTATATCATCCATGAAACTAGGTCATCTCTTTAGCTcccatttcttttcttcttttttttttttacccaaaaGTTGCCATACAAGTTAATGAAGGAAAATTTTTGTTCAAGTGATCGTAGACAAAGCAATACTCGTTTTGTCTCTCTCAATCTTTCTTATTCCTCTTAATTTTTGAACAAAAAGtactttttctctttctttctttttggtaaAGTTTGAGATCTACCGAAATTATTTCTAGATCAATTCAGTTCTGACGGCATAACCCAAATTTCTATTCTGCGAGGAGATTAAACTTAATTTgacagattttttttcccttctttttctttattcgtACCGAGTGaagcttcttcttcctccACCATGTATGTTTTTCACCAGATCTGATAATATTGTACGTATTTTTCGATTTATAATAtatcttatttgtttatttactcAGCCGTGAGATATAGTAACTAGCTAGCTAGGTATTTAAATACATACTAATTCTGATAAAATACATGCAGATCTATAGATCTGGATCAACAGTAAAGGCTTTCATTCAATGGGTAATCAAGTTTTCAGGATTCAAAAGCATGTTTACTTCGgccctttttttttgctttaatttgttaGTTGCTTAATTTGGATGAACCTTTTTAAGCTTTTATGCTTTGACATTTTCTTACCATCTTGCTGTATTTTCTTTATCATTCTTTCTCTGTatatcttattaataaatatatcatgCATCCTTGTGGGGGTGGAGAGTGATTAGAATACcccataattaattaactaccATCTCCGTGGTGCTAGCTGGCTTCTCGAAACAGTTTTATAGGGTAACTTTGTGCTAGCTTGTTTCAAATGCTTTCACATAAAGGAAGCACTCATGGATAAGATAAATGTACATATGAGTTAAATAATCTCTTGCATATATATACAATATGTAGGAGGGTTAATTTCCTTCATCcacatatatgtgtgtgtgtgtgcacatatatatatatatacatccatttatgattttttaattaattaagttatatGGGGATGCATGACAGAATGAGCAAATTAATTCTTAGcttttgtatatatatgttataatAACAGGGATCAAAATGATGGAGAAGACGCACAGGAAATGGACCGACGAGTCCACAGATTGGTGTTGCCAGAAGATGGATATGAGTGGAAAAAATATGGccaaaaattcatcaaaaacaTCAGAAAATTTAGGTAcgaaatacataaattaattaatagcaTATCTTATTCAATTCCTGTTAGTATTAATTGTTTGGATCACTACTccattttgttttgtatttgttaGAATTGGAATGAACAATTGCTCAAGgtagtttaattttatggtACGGTAATCAAGTTAGAATCGGAATTAACTGGATTCTATGTTGATAGTGCTCGTTTATTAATCTCTTTGGGTCTCTGAGCTTAAAAATAGGAGCTATTTCAAGTGCCAAGAGAGCAGTTGCATGGCCAAGAAACGAGCCGAGTGGTGCACCTCGGACCCAACCAACGTCCGAATTGTGTATGATGGGGTTCACAGTCACACCCACCATGGATCTT contains:
- the LOC102626062 gene encoding probable serine/threonine-protein kinase PBL16; translated protein: MGNCWCKWEPSVYIVSSNPKSESPKDESPSEKAKKEYSKLPSNPEEVEDLRRDSAANPLIAFTYDELRIITANFRQDRVLGGGGFGCVYKGFISEDLREGLQPVPVAVKVHDGDNSYQGHREWLAEVIFLGHLSHPNLVKLIGYCCEDEHRVLIYEFMARGSVENNLFSKVLLPLPWSIRMKIAFGAAKGLAFLHEAEKPVIYRDFKTSNILLDTDYNAKLSDFGLAKDGPEGDKSHVSTRIMGTYGYAAPEYIMTGHLTPRSDVYSFGVVLLEILTGRKSLDKSRPAREQNLADWALPLLKEKKKLLNIIDPRLEGDYPVKGVHKAAMLAYHCLNHNPKARPLMRDIVDSLEPLQVLPDEAPTPKNFVTVVTPEEPKAEIQTKDSQCN
- the LOC102625492 gene encoding WRKY transcription factor 23 encodes the protein MDYIIHETRDQNDGEDAQEMDRRVHRLVLPEDGYEWKKYGQKFIKNIRKFRSYFKCQESSCMAKKRAEWCTSDPTNVRIVYDGVHSHTHHGSSPSSADQPRRGSSNTSSNGNQYNLLTQVFGDQSSNAPPASRRN